In Phaenicophaeus curvirostris isolate KB17595 chromosome 9, BPBGC_Pcur_1.0, whole genome shotgun sequence, the DNA window TTCTATCCTTTGCAGGAAGGACTGGGACCTAACACATAATGCAAATGCATAGCTCTAGTGGCAGGTCTCTGAAATATTGTGAGTGCTCTATCAAAAAGTTTTCACCTAGAACTAGCAATAAAGACACACTCATGGAAGTACAAACTGTAAAGGTAATTGTGTTTCCACTTAAGACATTGGTGCTTGAAAAGTTACATACTTAAgatcataaataaaataatcttctaTGTTCGTGTTTAGCAGAGTAGTCTTACAATTGCTTGACACACATCTTAGTTGAGTAAATGCTGGAATTATAGCAAGTATTTGAGCCTATACTCAATGCTAAATGGTTTAAATTGATCCTAAATACAAAACCACTACAAAGCATAAGCATTATTTAAGTGTTCAAATAACGCAAGATAGTTTTGGTATAAATCGAGCTGATATGGAGCAGTTTACTCTATTTTGTACTACTCATCACATGCTTGTATTAGCTCTGGTTTCAGTTACTGTAGCAAATTTCAAGCTGCATGTAAGATAAAGGAAGAATCCTTTTGTTCTGTGTCTCTGGTAGACTCAGTGTCCACTCTAGAAATGACATtacatacaaatatatcaaGCGAAACCACTTCTCATCCCACTGTGGCaagtaatgaagaaaaaaaagaaagcagaagtcaatttgaaagaagcaaaaatagTCTTTCCAGATAATTGAGGAAGGTACAAAAGGTAACCACACATTAACTTTCTTACTGAGATATATGGGTTCTGCCTAGAATTAGAAGGATGACTTCATTGGAACAGCTTTTGCCTTATTCCTCCGCACACACAAATTCAAGTTCAAAGTTTTCCTAGATGTCTGTGAATCCAGCTCATGACATAGGATGAATTCCCATTTCTGCCAGATAAACATATGATCTCATATCTGTTGATAGCTCTTGCTACCTTCTACCATAAGTTCTTGCTATTGCCTTCAGATACTCTGTACAACATCTATACTGCCTGTCAGACTGTGGCATgacaagaatttcttcctcacctCTTCATCAATTTATCTAATCAGAGAGCTCTGGGCTAAGGAATTTCTTACTGTCTGCATAACTCTGCATTGGTTAGCTTCAATTCAATGCAAACCCATTGACTACAATGGGTAACAAGGGCTTAACATAGtataattcaggttggaaatTACTTCTGGTGGTCAACTAGTCCAACCTTCTGCTAAGATTAGTTTAATAACTCAGGACAGAATATGCTTCCATATTTCTTTAACATTGCCCTGGTTGGTCTCCTTACACttgcagcctttttttcctaatttgttCTTCCATATGGGCTTCTTGGACACACCGGCTTCTTGGTTTCTCAGTAGTCACTGAGCAATGTCTCTGGTGCCAGAGGTTAAAATGAGTTTATGGTTTGTAGGTTCTGTGaataaaacactaaaaatacCACATATATGTTAAAACACAACCCTCGCTTTAGTAGAGCAATTGACAATGCTACCTATTTACATGTAGCTTGGCTTCAATCTGACCTGGATTCCACTTGTGTATTTTCACTGACCTTCTACAGCTTAGCTGGAATTTCAGATCCATCTCTGTTGCTGATGCCAGTGAGTGGGACTGATATCTGAtatccagttttattttaacaggaaaTGCATGCTTGCTTCTTTGGGAGCATACCCATTCTGAAAAGACATGGTTTCtacaaatgttttcattctcATTCTGACCTTCTAAATTAGATACTTTGCCATTAAGATATCAAAGAGTTGCTGAAGCAGAAGTAACATCTTGTTACCAAGACCTAGAACAACTCCAGTAATTCAGCTGCCTCGTACCATCATGCCACACCATTTTACCACTGCAGGGTTTGTGACAGACAGCAACAGGAATTGCAAAGTCAACAGGACTCATTTCCATGTAGATCTACAACTGTTTTTCACTTACTTAAAAATAAGGCTCAGTGTCATCTCATTGTATTTTAAGAGCTCAGTCCactaatgttttcattttccaccATCCCTCAATAAGTAATTATCATCTTCAAATACCAAGGTCATTGTCCTTTGTCCCTACTTGCAGAGCCAATGGCTAATCCCAAGCCTGTATGACCAAAAGGGGTTTCATACAAACATCCAGTTGTTTGTTGTGAACTAGATCCGCTGGAAGATTATTCTAATCTAATAGTTTGTGAGATCTGTTAAAGCACaaaaatttatatatttacatatctCTGTTCTGCTGGTGTGTCAGCCACCCATAAAGATCTTACTAATACTGAAAAAACTGAGGCTGTCTTCTCTAATGCAAATTTTGACAGtctgcaatgctgaaactgGAAATCTGGGTCTACTGCAGATGCAGTAGAGATAAGAGCTTAGCTGATGAACCCTGTACCAGTCTATGTGCAGCCACAGCTTAGCTACTGGTCTCTTAGAGCAGCCTGGTACGTTTTAGCCCAGTCTCCTCAATGTCTGTACCATCTCAACGACATGAACAGCTTGTGTACCACAGGACCTGCTATATACATTTACAACAATCCTTTGGTTGTTCTTCCAAAAATCAGGCAGTAATGGGTTCCTGTTCATATCCCAGCTATGGCATCACCAATTTCTCTTTATTCCTACAGGTAAAAATGTGCATATGGTGTCAGTGAGCCTCAATGATATGTTTTTTACCTCTAGATAGAATTATGCCTGCAGTTCAACATTAGTGAGCCCTTGGAAATTTCAGTCTGCatggtggataagggcaaatgATCATATTCTTCCATTGATGCATTTACTGAATTATGCTGGCAGCTCAGAATCAAAGACTTCACTTCTTTTTTGAAGTTGCTGTTCAGGAAACCATAGATAACTGGATTGACACAGGTGGAAGCCATAGCTACTAGGTGGCACAATGAGAAGATGAGATTGTGGTAGCAAGGTGAAATGATTTTGTAATTCCAGTCCACAATGGTGTTGAAGACATGCAATGGTAGCCAGcaaacagcaaaagcagcaacCATGGATGCTAGTAAAATATTTATCCTTCTCAGCTGAACTGCTCGGTTGTTATAGTCACTCTTCTCAAACATGTCCTTTCTCTTCTGTAGACGTAAGTAGATACGCAAGTAGCAAAGTATAATGAAGAACAGTGGGATGCAATATTGCAAGAGCAGTAAAGTGGTTGTGTAGATAAGTCTCTGTTGCTCAGAAGGCCACGAGTCAATGCATATGGCCTTGTCAGCAGAAAAATTCATGATGTGTGAGAGCTGCTTATACAAATCATTAGACAAGATGGATGTGGTCAAAAAGGGCAGGGACATGAGACATGCTAAAATCCAAATTACTCCAATTCCTAGGTAGGCTTGGGAGATACTTGGCCTCCAGCCAGTCGGATTTATGATGAGCTGGTGTCTTTCCAGAGCAATAAGGACAAGGGAAAGAATTGACACTGTCACTGATGCACACTGAGTGAAAGAGGTCATTTTGCACATGACTTCCCCAAATATCCAGTAGTCCATCATGGTATAAACAACAGTGAAAGGCAGACAGACAATACACATAAACAAGTCTGAAATTATTAAGTTGGAAATTAGCGTGTTGGTGACATTGGCCTTTTCCTTTTGCCTGACAATGACAGCAATCAGACAGATGTTTCCCACAATGCCTAAGACAGTCTCCAAGCTGTATGAAGTGGCCAGAAAGACAGTAAGGTCAGTGATGTTCTTGCACTGATTAGAAATGTGCACTGGGAAGCTTCGGTTTGTGCTCCAGTTCTTACTgttgaggaaaggaaaagcatcaTTAACAGCCCTTGTCTTATTCATACTGAACCTCAAAATATTTGTCCGAAAGGGTGACAGTCAAATGAATCTGGGTCTTCTGGAGCCAGCCTAAAAGAGGTTTTATCTGTTCTGTTTGGTTGTGGAAGATTTGGGTGTAtctgcaaaggaaaggaaaaaagattgcTTAGTTGTGCAATAAGAAATTAGTctaaaggggagaggagaggacaggGAAGCAAATGCCAGGgattctgtgtgtattttgcaGCTCCCTTTGATATAGTTTATTAGCGCATGAAGTGGAACACTTTGCTAAACTGTGGTATGGAACTTCATTGAATTATAACTGTGTTTACTTGTAAGCTTGTCCCATGATTTAACAACATCTTAACTTCATAATTTACTCAGTGCAGTATCTTGAACATCACTAATGTAGTAGAGTGATGATTCAAGCTAGCCGGACCAAAGCACTCTTAGGGGTAAAAATTGTATGTAATTCAAATTTTGCAAGATTCTAATGCAAACCTGAGCAGAATACACATCATGGGTCTGAGTTTACCTTCAGTTCAGCTAAACACCAATGTGAAAAGTAAGGTATATGAGGTGCATAAAGCCAACACTAAAGTCTCTTATGAGTTAATCTGTGAAATGCACTTGTGACTAAGACGACCACAATGCAAAAATTCAGTCTCCTATCCTTAGGAGGGTTAACATGGGATGATTTTGAAAAAGtctaaaataattcaaaataatttcaagattTTTCAGCTTCTACACAGCTGTGATAGGTCATTGGAACTGCAGTCCAGATTCCCTGCTTCTCCATTCTGGATAAACTCCAGTGTCCGTGACATTGATGTCTCCCTCTAGGTGTCTAATGCAGCCATCATAGGGTTTATCAGAAATTTAGTCTAGacccttggggtttttttccttttctttaagtGTGGGCAACTTTGAATAAGTCTCTTAATTCCTTGTGACAAGCTTCTTATTGATTCTCCctcagcattatttttttttctttttaatgaagagAATTCAAGTCTTGTAATAGTATGTGCAGCCTCCTGGATATTGTTCCTGCATGGGCAGATGGGTCTGCTTCTTAACCACAGCTGCAAGCCCTGAGCTCAGCTTTCAATGAGCTCTCAGCTGAACTCAAGAGTTAATTGGGGCGGCATATTTTTTGAAATCTCAGCCATAGGACTG includes these proteins:
- the LOC138724207 gene encoding neuropeptide Y receptor type 4-2-like translates to MNKTRAVNDAFPFLNSKNWSTNRSFPVHISNQCKNITDLTVFLATSYSLETVLGIVGNICLIAVIVRQKEKANVTNTLISNLIISDLFMCIVCLPFTVVYTMMDYWIFGEVMCKMTSFTQCASVTVSILSLVLIALERHQLIINPTGWRPSISQAYLGIGVIWILACLMSLPFLTTSILSNDLYKQLSHIMNFSADKAICIDSWPSEQQRLIYTTTLLLLQYCIPLFFIILCYLRIYLRLQKRKDMFEKSDYNNRAVQLRRINILLASMVAAFAVCWLPLHVFNTIVDWNYKIISPCYHNLIFSLCHLVAMASTCVNPVIYGFLNSNFKKEVKSLILSCQHNSVNASMEEYDHLPLSTMQTEISKGSLMLNCRHNSI